One segment of Cerasicoccus sp. TK19100 DNA contains the following:
- a CDS encoding ABC transporter ATP-binding protein, whose product MAFLEMENVSVGFGPEGFRTEVLRDASLSVEENEFIAVVGFSGSGKSTLVSLLTGLLRPDSGVIKLKGKPVTKPGPHLGIVFQNYSLLPWLSVYGNIELAAKQVFPHYSKKERRAHVERYIEMVSLTPARDKKPSELSGGMRQRVSLARTLSMQPEVLVMDEPLSALDALTRANLQDELVRIWEEDKRTVVMITNDVDEAVLLADRIVPLTMGPGATLARDFPVTLDRPRDRTTLNTNPQFKHLRNEIIHFMTAMNKEAKMLRVDKGLAMPDIQPIDFSAA is encoded by the coding sequence ATGGCTTTCCTGGAAATGGAAAATGTCAGCGTGGGCTTCGGTCCGGAGGGTTTTCGGACCGAAGTCTTGCGCGACGCATCTCTCTCCGTGGAGGAGAATGAATTCATCGCCGTGGTTGGGTTTTCCGGCAGCGGTAAGAGCACTCTGGTTTCGCTACTCACCGGCTTGCTGCGTCCCGACAGCGGCGTCATCAAGCTCAAGGGTAAACCGGTGACGAAGCCCGGCCCGCACTTGGGCATTGTCTTTCAAAACTACTCGTTGCTGCCGTGGCTTTCGGTTTACGGCAACATCGAACTGGCCGCGAAACAGGTCTTCCCACACTACAGCAAAAAGGAGCGCAGGGCCCATGTGGAACGCTACATCGAAATGGTGAGCCTCACGCCGGCCCGCGACAAAAAGCCCAGTGAGCTCTCCGGCGGCATGCGCCAGCGCGTTTCCTTGGCGCGCACGCTCTCGATGCAGCCCGAGGTGCTGGTGATGGATGAGCCGCTCTCCGCGCTTGACGCCCTGACCCGGGCCAACCTGCAAGACGAGCTCGTCCGCATCTGGGAGGAAGACAAGCGCACGGTGGTCATGATTACCAACGACGTCGACGAAGCTGTGTTGCTTGCCGACCGCATTGTCCCGCTAACCATGGGCCCCGGTGCCACGCTGGCCAGGGACTTCCCCGTCACACTGGATCGCCCGCGCGATCGCACGACGCTGAACACCAATCCCCAGTTCAAGCACCTGCGCAATGAAATCATCCACTTCATGACCGCCATGAACAAAGAGGCCAAGATGCTTCGCGTCGATAAAGGCCTGGCCATGCCAGACATTCAACCAATCGATTTTTCCGCTGCTTAA
- a CDS encoding ABC transporter ATP-binding protein — translation MIDNRYVEISNLVKAYPNPFGEAVKVVDGFNLTIKKGEVIGVIGHSGCGKSTVLTMVAGLNDISDGGIVVAGKEIDGPGPDRAVVFQAPCLLPWMTAFQNVMMGVKQVYPHASKQQRRVIVEYSLSVVGLADAMHKYPRELSGGMQQRVGIARAIALKPKVLLLDEPFGRLDSLTRMELQDVILGILDREKITTMIITHDPDEAIFMCDRICMMTNGPHARVGQVMPIHFERPRSREEIMETDEFYRYRQRLLQFLDDCEAEKHGGGPIRFDPDIESASEALPPAEAAASH, via the coding sequence ATGATTGACAACAGATATGTAGAAATTTCCAACCTCGTTAAGGCCTATCCGAATCCCTTCGGTGAAGCCGTGAAGGTTGTCGACGGGTTTAACCTGACCATCAAAAAAGGCGAAGTGATCGGAGTAATCGGTCACTCCGGTTGTGGCAAGTCCACGGTGTTGACCATGGTTGCCGGCCTCAACGATATTTCCGACGGTGGCATCGTGGTCGCCGGTAAAGAAATTGACGGCCCAGGCCCGGACCGCGCGGTGGTTTTCCAGGCACCTTGTTTACTTCCCTGGATGACGGCCTTTCAGAACGTCATGATGGGCGTGAAGCAAGTTTACCCGCACGCGTCCAAGCAACAGCGCCGCGTCATCGTGGAGTATTCGCTGAGTGTCGTTGGCTTGGCCGACGCCATGCACAAATACCCGCGTGAGCTTTCCGGCGGCATGCAACAACGCGTCGGCATCGCTCGCGCGATTGCGCTCAAGCCGAAGGTGCTGCTGCTCGACGAGCCGTTTGGGCGATTGGACTCGCTGACCCGGATGGAGTTGCAGGACGTTATCCTCGGCATCCTCGACCGTGAAAAGATCACGACGATGATCATCACGCATGACCCCGATGAGGCCATCTTCATGTGCGACCGCATTTGCATGATGACCAACGGGCCGCATGCGCGGGTGGGGCAGGTGATGCCGATCCATTTCGAGCGTCCGCGCAGCCGTGAGGAAATCATGGAGACGGACGAATTCTACCGCTACCGCCAGCGCCTGCTACAGTTTCTCGACGACTGCGAGGCCGAGAAGCATGGCGGCGGCCCGATCCGCTTCGATCCTGATATCGAGTCGGCCAGTGAGGCATTACCGCCCGCCGAAGCCGCCGCATCACACTGA
- a CDS encoding DmsC/YnfH family molybdoenzyme membrane anchor subunit, which yields MISEVHTLESDETPIDRLLREQARLETPVTDFSRRYDEGDFEGPFRDLLPLENPKEGQQFAFEVDLDRCTGCKACVAGCHSLNGLEENETWRDVGLIQGVREGKAYQQTVTTACHHCVDPGCLNGCPVNAYEKDPKTGIVLHLDDQCIGCQYCVLKCPYDVPKYSKRLGIVRKCDMCYSRLSVGEAPACVQSCPTEAIRIVTVDKEALQHKAKEDGAPSFLPAAPHQSYTKPSTAYISKRDIPQDAVAGDATTLRPQHAHWPLVIMLTLTQISVGLAGAAAIWTAQQAALLVASSIFAAIGLTASVLHLGQPLKAWRAFLGVTHSWLSREIVTFGGYAPLLFGLTAAQFIPLPFEIPAFALWATVAIGLAGVFTSVMIYADTQRPFWRFTYSSVRFFGASAIALGVGGCVFGLCSVSFLALSLGVLVKAAVDIAGMVELGNPQFSPGKHSALIQLECEREVFIARWLFTLIGVLLIWFGAQSVFAIGGALLVLGGEIAERYLFFRAVAAPKMPGGIAS from the coding sequence ATGATCTCCGAAGTCCATACGCTCGAGTCTGACGAAACGCCGATTGATCGGCTGTTGCGTGAGCAGGCGCGTCTCGAAACCCCCGTCACGGACTTTTCCCGCCGTTATGACGAGGGTGATTTCGAGGGACCGTTTCGTGACCTGTTGCCACTGGAAAACCCCAAGGAGGGCCAGCAGTTTGCCTTTGAGGTGGACTTGGATCGGTGCACCGGCTGTAAGGCCTGCGTGGCCGGTTGTCATAGCTTGAATGGCTTGGAGGAGAACGAAACTTGGCGCGACGTTGGCTTGATCCAAGGCGTGCGTGAAGGTAAGGCCTACCAGCAAACGGTGACGACTGCCTGCCACCATTGCGTGGACCCCGGTTGCCTGAATGGCTGCCCGGTCAATGCCTACGAAAAAGATCCGAAGACAGGCATCGTTCTGCACCTCGATGATCAGTGCATCGGCTGCCAATACTGCGTGCTCAAGTGCCCCTACGACGTGCCGAAGTACAGCAAGCGACTGGGCATCGTCCGCAAGTGCGATATGTGCTACAGCCGTCTTTCCGTGGGTGAGGCACCCGCCTGCGTGCAGTCGTGCCCGACGGAAGCCATTCGCATCGTCACGGTGGATAAGGAAGCTTTGCAACACAAAGCAAAGGAAGACGGCGCACCGTCATTCCTACCCGCTGCCCCGCATCAATCTTACACCAAGCCCTCGACGGCCTACATCTCCAAGCGTGACATCCCACAAGACGCAGTCGCGGGTGACGCCACTACGCTGCGCCCACAGCACGCGCACTGGCCACTGGTCATCATGCTGACCTTGACGCAGATTTCCGTAGGCTTGGCCGGTGCTGCCGCGATCTGGACTGCTCAGCAAGCTGCGCTTCTCGTCGCCTCAAGTATCTTTGCCGCGATTGGCTTGACTGCCAGTGTCCTGCACCTCGGCCAACCGCTCAAGGCTTGGCGAGCATTCCTCGGGGTGACGCATTCTTGGCTGAGCCGGGAGATCGTTACCTTCGGCGGTTACGCACCGCTGCTCTTCGGCCTGACCGCTGCGCAGTTTATCCCGCTGCCATTTGAAATTCCTGCCTTCGCACTTTGGGCGACAGTCGCTATCGGTCTGGCAGGCGTCTTCACCTCGGTGATGATTTACGCCGATACGCAGCGCCCATTCTGGCGGTTCACTTACTCCAGCGTCCGTTTCTTTGGTGCCTCGGCCATCGCGCTCGGTGTCGGCGGCTGCGTGTTTGGGCTGTGCTCGGTGAGCTTCCTGGCACTGTCACTCGGGGTGCTGGTAAAGGCAGCAGTGGACATCGCTGGCATGGTCGAGCTGGGCAACCCGCAGTTCAGCCCGGGCAAGCACAGTGCGTTGATCCAGCTCGAATGTGAACGGGAAGTGTTCATTGCCCGCTGGTTATTCACCTTAATCGGCGTGCTGCTAATCTGGTTTGGCGCGCAATCCGTTTTTGCCATAGGCGGTGCACTGCTCGTCCTGGGGGGCGAGATCGCGGAGCGCTACTTGTTTTTCCGGGCCGTGGCGGCACCCAAAATGCCGGGAGGAATTGCATCATGA
- a CDS encoding molybdopterin oxidoreductase family protein: MNSTRFTQRPEANTPLRQWNGPLTQEIVQRPSEFGLGQLPMTQQPDATTESVCGYCATGCSLKVHLKDGQAFNLSADKAYPVNMGMACPKGWESLAPLKANDRATTPLLRDADGKLQPVSWEQAMMEMVTRFKGVKQEHGGRAISWLSTGQIPTEEMAFLGSLCKFGIGMVHGDGNTRQCMATAVAAYKESFGFDAPPYTYQDFEESDVLVFVGSNLCITHPIMWQRVMRNRRNPEIVVIDPRSTETAMAASHHLPLKPKSDLVLFYGLARALIENNWIDQDFIDAHVDGFAELKQFLLEGEYDLASVAKISGLDEGALFEVARLIGSGKRVSLWWTMGVNQSHEGTRVAQSIINLALLTGNIGKPGTGANSITGQCNAMGSRLFSNSTNLLGGHKFTCPDDRAKVARILDIDVACIPTENSWSYDQILEGVERGEIKALWIIATNTAHSWINQNRWNRLREKLDFLVVQDMFHTTETAQMADLVLPAAAWGEKEGTLINSERRIGRIRKVSRAPGQALADFHIFQLVAHYWGCGEMFSRWRSPEAVFKIMTELSKGQPCDISGIENYAMLERNGGIQWPLAESVEKVEKQRRLFTDGKFFTPNGRAKMIFDTPRELPEPTDEEFPFTLLTGRGSSSQWHTQTRTGKSDVLRKLYPAKAYIEINPEDARRLGIGSEESVVVRSRRGAITVTAHLTPITPVGSIFAPMHYRQVNQLTHSSFDPHSRQPSYKACAVAVKKA; this comes from the coding sequence ATGAACTCGACACGTTTTACCCAACGACCTGAAGCGAACACGCCGCTCCGCCAATGGAACGGCCCGCTGACGCAGGAGATCGTCCAGCGCCCGTCGGAGTTCGGCCTTGGCCAACTGCCCATGACGCAGCAGCCTGACGCCACCACCGAGAGCGTATGTGGCTACTGCGCCACCGGCTGTTCCCTGAAGGTTCACCTCAAAGACGGCCAAGCTTTTAATCTCTCTGCTGACAAAGCCTACCCGGTGAACATGGGCATGGCTTGCCCGAAAGGCTGGGAGTCGCTGGCCCCGCTTAAGGCCAATGACCGCGCCACCACGCCGCTGCTCCGCGACGCCGATGGCAAGCTGCAGCCGGTCTCTTGGGAGCAGGCAATGATGGAGATGGTCACCCGATTTAAGGGCGTTAAACAGGAGCATGGCGGACGGGCAATTTCCTGGCTCAGCACCGGCCAAATCCCCACGGAGGAGATGGCCTTTCTCGGCTCACTTTGTAAGTTCGGCATTGGCATGGTTCACGGCGATGGCAACACCCGCCAGTGCATGGCCACGGCGGTCGCCGCTTACAAGGAGTCCTTCGGTTTCGATGCGCCGCCCTATACTTATCAGGATTTTGAAGAGTCGGACGTGCTCGTCTTTGTCGGTTCCAACCTGTGCATCACGCACCCGATCATGTGGCAGCGCGTCATGCGCAATCGCCGCAATCCTGAGATCGTTGTCATCGATCCTCGCAGCACGGAGACAGCGATGGCTGCCTCGCATCACCTGCCACTGAAGCCGAAGTCGGACCTCGTTTTGTTCTACGGCTTGGCGCGCGCACTGATAGAAAACAACTGGATCGACCAGGACTTTATCGACGCGCATGTGGACGGCTTTGCCGAGCTGAAGCAGTTCCTGCTCGAAGGCGAATACGACCTCGCCAGTGTCGCAAAAATCTCCGGCCTCGATGAAGGTGCGTTGTTTGAAGTGGCCCGCCTGATCGGCAGCGGTAAACGCGTCTCCCTCTGGTGGACCATGGGCGTCAACCAAAGTCACGAAGGCACCCGCGTCGCGCAGTCGATCATCAACCTCGCTCTGCTGACGGGGAACATCGGCAAGCCTGGAACTGGCGCGAATTCCATCACCGGCCAGTGTAACGCCATGGGCTCGCGCTTGTTCAGTAACTCCACGAATTTGCTCGGCGGCCATAAATTCACCTGCCCAGATGATCGCGCCAAAGTCGCTCGTATTCTAGACATTGACGTGGCCTGCATCCCCACCGAAAACAGCTGGAGCTACGACCAGATTTTAGAAGGCGTCGAGCGCGGTGAAATCAAAGCCCTGTGGATCATCGCCACGAATACCGCGCACTCATGGATCAACCAAAACCGTTGGAACCGCCTCCGCGAGAAGCTGGATTTCCTCGTCGTGCAGGATATGTTTCACACGACCGAGACCGCGCAGATGGCAGACCTAGTCTTGCCCGCCGCCGCGTGGGGCGAGAAGGAGGGCACGCTAATCAACAGCGAGCGCCGCATCGGCCGCATTCGTAAAGTCAGCCGCGCGCCCGGACAGGCCCTGGCAGATTTTCACATTTTCCAACTCGTCGCACATTACTGGGGCTGTGGCGAAATGTTCAGTCGCTGGCGCTCGCCTGAGGCCGTGTTTAAAATCATGACGGAGCTCTCCAAAGGCCAGCCCTGCGACATTTCCGGCATTGAAAATTACGCGATGCTGGAGCGAAACGGCGGCATACAATGGCCGCTAGCTGAGTCCGTTGAAAAAGTCGAAAAGCAACGACGCCTGTTTACCGACGGCAAATTTTTCACCCCGAATGGCCGCGCGAAAATGATCTTCGATACGCCGCGAGAATTGCCAGAACCGACCGACGAGGAGTTTCCCTTTACACTACTTACGGGCCGCGGCTCGTCCTCTCAGTGGCATACCCAGACACGCACTGGAAAGTCCGACGTGCTGCGCAAACTTTACCCCGCCAAGGCATACATCGAGATCAATCCCGAAGACGCGCGTCGACTCGGTATTGGTTCCGAAGAATCGGTTGTGGTTCGCTCCCGTCGTGGCGCGATCACCGTGACTGCACACCTGACGCCAATCACGCCGGTGGGATCCATCTTTGCTCCGATGCACTACCGCCAAGTGAACCAACTCACGCACTCGTCCTTTGATCCGCATTCGCGCCAGCCCTCCTACAAGGCCTGCGCGGTGGCGGTGAAAAAGGCCTGA
- a CDS encoding NirA family protein, producing the protein MSTNQEFNPIQKQYLQGFFAGVSQRGYFVGQTANGQFTHEAGSAEGGNLAEETVHGTPIDDLSKEEKIKYDQHGLDVWDTMLDNAARDRFPEGGDVFRYKFHGLFYVAPAQDAFMLRCRIPGCVLRADQMIGLAEIAEDWGGNCAHVTTRGNFQIREIKAKDSVDVLVKMRELGLTAQGSGADNVRNITASPTSGFDPLEVIDVLPLAKAMHHYILNNRDLYDLPRKFNIAFDNGGAVSVCADTNDIAFYAVRVGGEHDVEPGVYFRVQLCGITGHKQFASDCGLLLKPEECVAVAAAMLRVFQEHGDRTNRKKARLKYLVDNWGVEKYLQEVGKKLAFKLRYFALQSCEPRQPVTRHGYIGVYPQKQEGLNYVGVTCPVGHMTPDQMKGAARLATKYGKGDIRLTAWQNFIIPHIATEDLAAFKAELRALGMNCEHDYIMNGLVACTGNAGCKFAASATKAHSLKLGEHLKSAVTLDQPINIHLTGCPNSCAQHYVGDIGLQGVKIKVDGESVEGYHIVLGGGVDNEQGIAQEVFQSVPFEEIPPLLEHVLKTYLASRDGTESFIQFTRRHTTEELKQIFANHVLN; encoded by the coding sequence ATGAGCACCAACCAGGAATTCAACCCGATACAGAAACAGTACTTGCAGGGATTTTTTGCAGGCGTTTCTCAGCGCGGTTACTTCGTTGGGCAGACCGCAAACGGGCAATTTACCCACGAGGCCGGATCGGCCGAAGGCGGAAACCTTGCCGAGGAAACCGTGCACGGCACGCCCATTGACGATCTCTCCAAAGAGGAAAAAATCAAATACGACCAACATGGCCTCGACGTGTGGGACACTATGCTCGATAACGCTGCAAGGGATAGATTTCCAGAGGGCGGCGATGTCTTCCGCTATAAGTTTCATGGCCTCTTCTATGTGGCCCCTGCGCAGGATGCCTTCATGCTACGCTGCCGGATTCCCGGTTGCGTACTGCGCGCGGATCAAATGATCGGCTTGGCGGAAATCGCGGAAGACTGGGGCGGTAATTGCGCGCACGTTACTACGCGCGGCAACTTCCAGATTCGCGAAATCAAAGCGAAAGACAGTGTTGATGTGCTGGTAAAAATGCGTGAACTCGGACTGACCGCGCAAGGCTCCGGTGCCGATAATGTGCGCAACATCACAGCCTCACCCACGAGCGGTTTTGACCCGCTGGAAGTTATCGACGTGCTGCCGCTGGCCAAGGCAATGCACCACTACATTTTAAACAACCGTGATCTCTACGACTTGCCGCGTAAGTTCAACATCGCCTTCGATAATGGCGGCGCGGTGAGCGTTTGCGCCGATACCAACGATATCGCATTTTACGCAGTGCGAGTCGGCGGAGAGCACGATGTCGAGCCCGGTGTTTACTTCCGCGTGCAGCTCTGCGGCATTACCGGACACAAGCAATTTGCCAGTGACTGTGGGCTGCTGCTCAAGCCGGAAGAATGCGTGGCCGTTGCCGCTGCGATGCTGCGTGTTTTTCAGGAACACGGTGACCGCACGAACCGCAAAAAGGCACGGCTGAAATACCTCGTCGACAACTGGGGTGTGGAAAAATACCTCCAAGAAGTTGGCAAGAAGCTGGCCTTCAAACTGCGTTACTTTGCATTGCAAAGTTGCGAGCCGCGCCAGCCCGTCACGCGCCATGGTTACATCGGCGTTTACCCACAAAAGCAGGAGGGTTTGAACTACGTTGGTGTCACTTGCCCGGTGGGCCACATGACTCCCGACCAGATGAAAGGCGCGGCCCGACTGGCCACGAAATATGGCAAGGGCGACATCCGCCTGACCGCCTGGCAGAACTTTATCATTCCGCACATCGCGACGGAGGACCTCGCTGCATTCAAGGCAGAGCTCCGTGCGCTCGGGATGAACTGCGAGCACGATTACATCATGAACGGTCTTGTAGCCTGCACGGGTAATGCCGGTTGCAAATTTGCCGCCTCGGCCACAAAGGCGCATTCGCTCAAACTGGGCGAGCACTTGAAGAGCGCAGTGACGCTGGACCAGCCGATAAACATCCACCTTACCGGTTGTCCGAACTCCTGCGCACAGCACTACGTGGGCGACATCGGCCTGCAAGGAGTGAAGATAAAAGTCGATGGCGAGTCCGTCGAAGGTTACCACATCGTGCTCGGTGGTGGCGTCGACAACGAGCAGGGGATTGCACAGGAGGTGTTCCAAAGCGTGCCATTCGAGGAGATCCCGCCGCTCTTGGAACACGTCCTCAAAACTTACCTGGCCTCACGCGACGGCACGGAGAGCTTTATTCAATTTACCCGCCGTCACACCACTGAAGAACTCAAACAAATTTTTGCGAACCATGTCCTCAACTAG